From the Ammospiza caudacuta isolate bAmmCau1 chromosome 1, bAmmCau1.pri, whole genome shotgun sequence genome, the window AGTCAGCAGCTGACCAAGTCCAAGCCAGTCCTTTGCCTCAGGTCAGTCTCTGCAGGGACAAGAATTACATCATCCATTGCATCTGCCTGGAGGAACccaaagaaagggagagaatggctctgaaaggaaaggagaaactcACTGGTGGCAGATGCCAGCAGCCTGGTGGCTTCAGCATGTGACAAGGCACAGGAGGGCACACAGCTGTACCCCAGGGTGGCTCAGAGATGCtggcctcagcccctcctgctgcatAGGTTTTCCCATCAGCAGCTCTTGTGTGAGCATGTTCCCAGTGTCAcacaaaatgtccccaaagtggGAGCTGAGCATGAAGCacagggagatgctgcagctcACACACCACTGGGCCACCACCTCTGAGCCACAATCTACCAACCTTGAATCACAGATCAGCAGCCAGAAGAAAAATCTggtgtttttaataaaatgcagtGCTAGACAATTAAAAAGGTCTGGCAACATTTTGCTGTTATAGCAGCGAATACTGGTTGTTAAAAATAATGATGCTACTAATAAAAAACCTTGGGAAAAACAGAGACATTTAGACACATTTATACAACCCCTTCCATCCCAAGGGCTCAGAAAATTTTATGGCAGTAGCAAGTAGATTGCTTGATCAGGTGCTTGCTGTGGTAGTAGGGACCAAAACAAGATATTTCTAACATGATACTTTCAAATTCTACAAGAGAAATGATGTTTGGGGACCCCTAAAAATGGTTGTCTTTGTTCAAATAGCTGGGAAAGTTTGCTGTCATGCCCATGATCCAGGGGCAAGCTCTTTATCAGCCTGCAGAAGACATCTGCAAGTAGTTTTCTTGCAGAAACATGGGAGCAGACTCATTTTAGCTGCAGACAGAAAGTATGTGGTCACAACCTGCCATTTGACTTTTTCAAACTTGTAAATAGTTCCTCTCATTTGTATGAACCTCTCACTTGCCCAGCAACACAGATATGAAATACAAATAAGCAAAATTCCACAGCTTTGGTATTTTCTCTAATGACCTGCCATGTTGTATGGCTTGAAAATACTGGGAATTTACCTTCCTTAAATTAAGACCCATTCTGCTGACCTGCATGACCTGGGTAGGCTGGGGCACAGAAACATCCAGCTACACTGAATAACCAGGGGGAAGAAAGTattccagagctggaaggaaGCATAATGTGACTATGAATCTGAGACTGAGATGGTACCCTAGCTGAGAAAGCTGTACAATTGTGCCAGTGCTTCCTTTCACAGGTAgggatgtggctgtggctgctcagagATCTCCAGGGAAGAAGGTAGCAAGCAAAGGCCTATAAGGAAATCAGGCTGTTGGAGTGGGAGAAAAGACATCCCTTGAAGATGGCATCAGTGGTTTAATTTTTGCACCTATCACCAACTAATTACAATAAAAGAACTAGTCCTGGATGTTAAAGTGAGAGGAGGTTTGGGAATAAGGCACTGCAGCCAATGGAAGTGGGCGGCCCAGTGGGCATGGAAACACACTGACAAGGAGTCAAAGGGAATGTAATGGGGATGAAAGCAGGTATATGAAAAAGAGGTGAAGAACTTCTGGCTCAGAAAACTGTTGAGAGTGATTTATATTCTTCTTGTGGTAAACAGATCCTAAAACGTTTTGCCTCTTAACTCAAAAGAACATTTCTAGACTATGGATGGATTTATGTAAATAAAGGTTCAGAAACCTGCCACCtgcaaggcagcagaaaggTAACCTGGAAAGCACCAAACAGAAAAACTCATGTTCAGCCTCACACTGTAACAGCCTTCCCTATAGCTTCACACCTATGCAAATTATCTGTCACAATGCATAAAGCTCAAGATAAACAAAGCTCTTCCACAACTTGGCATATGGAAAAAGGGTCTGAACTGAAATGGTAATTGAGTTTTAGAGACCCATCCATTTGCTGTCATCGTGCCATCTGTCTCCCTGGCAGAGTCCTGACAGCTTGCATTGGCAGCTTTGATTGCCAAAGCTCATGTATTAAGTTAGATTTACCTAGTCTTCCCACacacattttcttatttttctatgGCCCTGCTATTCTAGATGATTCACAGAACTGCAGGATACCCTGTACTCCCAGAAGCATaatatattttagtatttttaaactgcttttttctttttaatcagaAATATGGATAATTTTCTGTGGTGGTTTGTAAGGCACCTGTAGACACCAAGTCTATCAGAGTCAATGGGGAGACTTACTTCTCAGGGACTGACCATGGTAACAGAGATCACAGGTGCTGGTGTATGTATGTGTGAAGTATTTCTACCACCAGAGTAATAAATGAAAACTGCAGATGCCATATGAGGGCAGGAGCCCCCGGGGCAGGCTCCAAGTTATTGCATTACTGTCATAACTGCTCACTGCAAAGCACCTTTGACTAAAAGCCCATGTGATGCCTAGCATAACTCTGCTGACTCCCCTGAAATTGCACAGATGATTAATGTTGCCCCTTAAGGTATGAAAGAAgagataaaattatttacatttagTTTCTTTACCCAGAATGGAACTTTTAACTGTGGCAGGGAATGATGGGGGAGTTGCCCTCAGACTTTATTGAGTCGCATTCCAGCTGGCCCTGTGACCATGAACATGTTTCCTCACTATGCAAGAACAGAGGGTTTAATTCCAGCAGGAGTTAATTCATGCTGGGCAGAGGACAGATGAGCATTCCTGGCAGTCCATTTACTGAGACATACACCCAGTGCAGGGTACCAGAGCCCATCCTGCCTCTAGGCCAAAGGAATTGTGGCCACATGCAAAATACACAAGCACTGAGACACCACTGACTTTACACAGAGAGGACCATGCTCTAGGCAAGGCAAGAGGCTGCTCTGTTGAACAGCTTTGGTTCTTGTTCTGCTTTGTTCCTGTTGCAGAATTAAACAACACCTTAGTTATGTCACTGAAATCATTGTCCTGGTTGTGACTCGacacagtaattttctttttagtagctggtacagggctgtgttttgaatTTAGGATGAAATGTTggtaacacactgatgttttagttGTTGCTAAGCAGTGCTTACCCTAAGTCAAGGAGTTTTCAGCTTCCTGTGCTCTGCCATCAAACaggtgcacaaggagctgggagggagcacggccaggacaggcaggacaaggacagccaggacagctgaccccagctggccAGAGGGACATTCCCCACCACAGGACATTGTGCCCACTGTATAGACTGGGGGGAGTTGGCTGAGGGCACTgactgctgctcagggctgggcatcCATCAGCAGGTGTTGAGCAATTGTGTTGTGCATCTCGTGTGTCTCTTGGATTTCATTCccctcttcctctcttttttcaTTAGTACTAGCAGCAGTATCATTATTATTGCTGTTTCagttattaaactgttcttatttCAATCCGTGAGGTccactttttcccccccccaGTTCTCTTCCTCACTTGGGAGGGGAGCAAGTGGCTTCAAGGGATGACAGTCATTCAGTTGGTGGCTCCCTAAAGGAAATTTTGTCCTAAACTGGATTAGACCTGACTGAGTAATAGTTTTCCAGTCgtacaaacaaaaaaccaacaggATTCCAACtcattgttttaatttctttccccaGACAGAAAGACTTCTCAAAGTTCTTCATAAGCATTCAAACCAAGAGAACCCAAACAGGTAACAGGTAAACAGGTTGGTAAACAGGTCACTCagtgggacactgtggggcacTCAGGTGCCTCTTGTTCTTGCTCCAAGGTACTCCCACAATCCCACTGAGTCTCCTAGTAACACACAACAGGATTCATCTCTGCTTCTCAGTCAGAGAATTGCTCCACTTTGAAGTAAGTAGAGAGAAAGGGTGATTCCAACTGTGGCCCTTGGCTGGCATGTGAGAAAACCTCAAGTAAGTCCAAGCTCCAGTAAATATGTGATTGTTaaccagctgcagcaccagaaACCTAAGAGAGAAACCTACCCAGAAACCTacccagagcagccagctgcTTGGCTGTGGAAATGCTTCCATGAGCTATGAAGCATCATGATGATCAATAGCCTGAGCTCTGATGCTTTGAACCTTGGTTGGaaatagatgatctttaatgtcccttctgacccaaaccattctatgattctcagCTCTTGCTTTGAGAAGACTAGAGTGACATCAGAGCTGAGGATGGGCTCTGAGGGTATGAGAACAGCCTCACAGTCTGTGCATTCTCACTGTGATCATGTTTGACCATTTTGCAACAGGAGAGGAGTGGGTGGTCTGCCAGGGTGTTCAAAAAGCATGGCTGGATGTGGTGTGAAGCAGGACTGAGGCTGGTTGaaagtgaaatgaaattcaAGTGGAGAATACCTGAGGTTTAGGAATTGCTGTGACAGGATGCACACTTACTGAGCAGTCTGGCTGGAACTGAGCACAGCTTTCAGTAGTGCTGTGTACACACAGTGAGAATATGTGTTCCTTTAATCCTTGTGTAACCTAGCAGCTCCACCTACCCTggagactgaaattctctttgATTCATTGAGCATGCCCAGCAAAAACTCctgagccttctcctctccctttgCTGCCAGTTATAAGGGCAGAGGTTCAAAAGATCTCCATAGAGATTAACAACAGAAATCCATTCACCCTTTGCTCAGGAGCAGCTAATACTTGGATGTGCATTTAGGCAGTGGCACAGATTACATTGTGAATTCCCTCCTAACCTCCAACTATCTGATACATAttttgaattggaaggtaccTCCAGTAAGTGGCATTTAGTAGCAAGCGTCATTTAATGTCTTTATTGGAGTGGATGCTGCTAAACCCAGGGAAGTCCTGTCACTTAGTTCCTCTGGCTCCATCAGTGAAGATGTGAGATAACCCTGACTTTGTAACATAGATCTTTTTCTCAGAGACTTTCACAGATGTGATCGTTCCACAAGCATTATCCACTCACTAAAGATCTTGGCCTTCTGCTCGCGTAATATCAACAGTTTGAGAAAATGAATGGTCTTAATAATCTGTGTAAAGTAAACAGCATTTTGTCCTTAAAAACAACAATATTTAGTCACCTCCTGAATATGGTGCTTTCAGCCAAAACACCTAAAAAATGCAGGATCAGAATTGTGGAATGAggcaggttggaagggacctctggagatccaACCTGATCTGAAGAGGGGATAACTCCACTGAAGAGGGATAACTCCAAAGTCAGATCAGGTCGTTCACAGTGATGTCCACTGGAATATTGGACATTGCTAAAGTTGGAGATTTCGCAGCTGCTTTAACTGATTTCAGACCACTCCCCAAGtgaatatttatttcttaatttataATTGGaatgtagaatcacagaatggtttaggCAGAAAGGAACCTGAGacatcatctagttccaaccactctgccatgggcagggacactttccaccagaccagagccccatccaacctgtccctgaacactttcaggcATGGaccatccacaacttctctgagcaacctgttccagtgactcaccaccctcacaggaatgAATTCCTTCCAATTTAATGCTAGCCTAATCCAATTTGAACCTACCCTCCATCATCCTAATGCTCTGACCTCTTGTTCATGCCcttttaaaaagtctctttccagctctcttgtagcccCTTTAGGTCCTGCAAGGTGCCATATGGCCTCCCCAGAGGCTGAACAACCCTAACTCTCCCAGCCTGCCTtcacagcagagatgctgcagtgcctggaaaATCTTCCTGGCCCTCCCCTGGActcctcccacagctccatgtccttcccacactgggagccccagagctggatgcagcactgcaggtggagcagaggggcagaattccctccctccagctgctgctcagctgcctgtggtgcagcccagggcacaggtgGCTTTCTGGGTGGCCTGTGCACATTCCCAGCTCATGCTGAGCTCCTCACCAACCAACAGCCCCAagtcagcagctgctgttgtgACTCTCGCTCATTGCATCCCCTCCGATCGCTGTGCACCTCTAAGGAGAGTTTGCTTTTACCCCTTCTATGCCCACCCCTGAGGTAACTGGAGACAGCGGTAAGATTTTCCCCTTAAACTTCTGTTTTTAGGAGTGGTAAACTCAGTTCTTTTTGTCTTTACACATCACACATGAGTCTGCTCCTCACCTTGATTACCTTTGACTGGACTTCTCCTGGTGAGGAACCGCAAATAGGACAAAAAATTCCAGGGTTTGTTGGATAGAGGGAAATGGTTATAACCCCAAACCTCATGGACACAACCTTGCTCATATAGGCCAggatgctcctgctccaggatgTGTCCAGGAGACTCATCAGGTCCTCAAAGTTGTCTGCCCAGTcagtccccagcctgtagtcTTATTTAGCTCTGTTCCATTCCAGGTGCAGACCTTTGCTTTTCCATATACACACTTACACATGTATATggaaaatatgtatattttcCATATACATActtacaaatatatatatatttgtctATATTCTGTATTTCCTTCAACTGAGCCATTCAGCTCCAACTAAATTTtggaatatataaaaaaatttttttttttaaagttgagTAAGTAAAATAATGAAAGTATTAATGAATTTTCATGAGAACATAATCTAGTTTTACTTCTTTAgatttaatacattttattttcatttccctttaaatgtaatttttgtcTATTTGTtcctgaaacaaaaaataataatctatTTTCAGGAGCAcacattttattatttgtgGTTGATTCTATTAATTCTGGGTCAtaggttttttttctaggaaGAGCCCACACAACAAAAAGCTCTCAGCCTTGGAGCTGCTAAGCGTTTTGATCAATATAATGACAATCAATGATGTTTTGCACCTTACAAACCAGGAATTTTAAATCAAGAGACTTTATGAAAGGCTGCAAACCCTATTTGTCCTTTGAGTTGCAAATAAAAAACCTACTCATTCCAAAATTGTCAGCGTTCTTGTgtataaaagataaaataataatttctccCCCCCAAAAGATGGCAGTTTATTTCCAAAAGATGATATAGTCTCTAAGGCTGCATTTGTTCCAGTACTACAATAGGATCCCTGGTTCTGAGAATGGGTAGCACAGCACTGAATAAATTCTTATGGGGAAGATCCCATCCCACCAAAACAAGGTCCTGGACCTGTTTTGGATATGGTGCTTTGCATTTCCCTTGGTAGCACGGAGGAAcgagcagcagcagtggaaaaCATCTTGTTCATTACTCTTTGTTATTGTTACTtgctgttttcattaaaaattccaGAGAGATTCAGGAGAGGCAGAAGGAAGCACCAGTTCAGCTTACCCTCTGTATACCACAAGCATGGGATGCATGGGGTACCCCTGAACATCTCTGTTTGTGTCTTacccccatctctctctctcaaacTGCAGTTCACCAGCAAATGTCATTGTCACCTGATCTGAACACAGAtgcccttccttccttccctctcccccatGAGATGCAAGCTGTGAGCCCCACGTTAGTGCCTGCCAGCTTCTCACCTCACCTGTCTGACCCAAAAGTTCTTTGGACCTGTTATCCCAGGATTGTCTGGAGGAGCAGAgtgccagcaccagcactgccctgcctggaTGCCATCCAAGGCTTGTGGGCTGGAGCTGGCATCCCTGCATggagctggggcacagggaatCCTGCTCGCTGGGGTTAAATTCTGACTTCTGCTAGGAAGCCCAGAATCTCACTACTCATCACAATCAGTGTGCTAAAAACCATAGGAAATGCTCAAGCATTTCATTAATAGCTGATGTTATTAAATAGACAATTAATAAGAGCAGTCAAGTGTATTATTATCTCTAATAAAAGCCCCGACAATTGCTAACAAGTTAGGAAATGCCAGCACAGAAGTTCTCAAAGAAATAATCCCCTGCCACATTGACCCTACGCAGAATAACCAGCGTTACTAACAGCTTTCCTGGGCGCAGACTGGAGCCTATCTGGGGGCAAGGAAATTCCCGCGGCGCCTCACTAACACATTTTTAGAGGAGCCCAGGGACAATCTCACAGGGATGCTAACTTTGTGCGGCTGGCACGGAATACGGCCGGAGGAGAGACAAAGCCGGGGCTGATTCCCGCACGGTGCAGGGCAAGGACAGCGGGCTGCGCTAGGGGCAGGGGCGGCACGTACCGGGCAGGGACAGCCGGCCGGGGCAGGGACCGGCGGCTCGGCTCTGCCCTCCCGCTCGGCCCGGTGCCGGTTCCGAGCCGCGCACGGACATGACTaagcagcagcacctctccctctccctctccctctccctccgCGGCCGCTCCCGCACTCAcctgcccgcccggcccggccccgccagCCCGCGGCGCGGCTCCTCCGCAGGGGCCGCCCGAGGCTCCTCCGCCCCGCTCCGGCCGCTCCGCCGCCAGcgccgccccgctccgctccaGCCGCTCcgctccagcacagctccgctccagcacagctccgcTCCAGCCGCGCAGCCCCGcgcccgcggagccgccgcctctcgccgccgggccgggccgggccgggggtgCCGTCAGCCGCGGCTGGCGCAGGGCTCTCCGTGCCGGGGATGAAGCTCCCGGCGGCCGCCAGCCCGGAGCCCCCGCGGCCGGCGGCGCTCGGGGCGGCCGGGGACCCCCCGCGCCCGCGCTAGGGCGGCGCTTCCCCCGCTGCCGGTGCAGGCAgcgcctcccgccgccgccgccgcagcccgGAGCAGCCCGCAGCCCCGGCATGGAGCGCCCGCTCAACCTCAGCTGCCTCGCCGATACGACGCCGGACAGCGGCAACAGGAGCGCGTCCTCCGGCGGCCCCGAGGGCGGCCAGGCCCCCCACCTCTCCGTCTTCAGCGTGTTGGTCCTCAGCCTGTTGGCCATGCTGGTGGTGGCCACGTTCCTCTGGAACGGGCTGGTCCTGGCCACCATCCTCCGCGTGCGCAGCTTCCACCGGGTGCCCCACAACCTGGTGGCCTCCATGGCCGTCTCCGACGTGATGGTGGCAGCCCTCGTCATGCCCCTCAGCTTGGTGCACGAGTTGTCCGGGCGGCGGTGGCGGCTGGGCCGGTCGCTGTGCCAGGTGTGGATCTCCTTCgatgtgctgtgctgcactgccagCATCTGGAATGTCACGGCCATCGCCCTGGACCGCTACTGGTCCATCACCCGGCACCTGGAGTACACGCTGCGCACCCGGCGCCGCATCTCCAACATCATGATCGCTCTCACCTGGGCGCTCTCCGCCTTCATCTCTCTGGCCCCGCTGCTCTTTGGCTGGGGAGAGACTTACTCAGAGGACAGCGAAGAGTGCCAAGTCAGCCGGGAGCCTTCCTACACCATCTTCTCCACCTTTGGGGCTTTCTACCTGCCCCTCTGCGTGGTGCTCTTTGTGTACTGGAAAATCTACAGGGCTGCCAAGTTTCGAGTCGGATCTCGCAAGAGCAACTCCATCACCCCCGTGACCCCAGAAGCACTGGAGGTAGGTCAGCTTGGTTGTGTTTTGCTCAGGTCAAGCACTAACAGCCGGCAAGCCTTTGTAGAAGTGGGGCAAACTTAAACCAGAAGTGTGCAAGTGAACAGTGATCCACCAAAGCCCTGTGGAGCCTGGAGGCTTCCAAGGGAAGGCAGACTGCAAAGCTTGCAAACCCAGTCTGTTGGCTCCATCTGAGCCcccagctgtgtgtgagcactCAAGGTGTAGCTGGAACAACTTTGGGACATACTGCAAGCCTGAGCTCCACGTGGGCGAGCGGTGACTCACAGATGTCCCCCCATGGAATGCTGAATCAGTGCTCACCAGCATGAGTAAGGGGTCACTGTCCCTCCCCTGGGGAAGCAAGGGGACAGTGGATGGATGGGCAGCTGTGTCCGCTGGGGACGATACCCTGGCAACTAGCTGGGGCTTTGGGGACTCTGTGAATTTACCCAGACAGCAAGCACTTGAGCAGAATGTCCTTGGAAATCTTTCCTAATCATGACTGCATCGTGTCAGTTCATCCCAGGCACGGTGACTCTGCACTGTAAAGATTTCTTGCAGAGAGGAAGCAAATGTGTgctaattttctttcctctcctacCAAGAACTCTTAAACTCAATGGATTTAGAGGAAGTAAGCAGACTTCTGTGCACGGCATGTGGGTGTGTGCCTGTTCTGCTGATCAGATTGTAAGCAGGGAAGTAATGTTATTGTGCTGCACTGTGAGTAACCCCACGTGCCCTCAGTACTCTAGTTTCTAATCTCACTTAAATAGTCTCCATCACCCAGAAGAGGTTACACAGCCACCTTGCCCTCAGTTAGAGTGTGACCTGCATTGTCTGTGtttccctggagctctggcctTGCTtgcactgctgggctctgtgcctgctgtgtgGGCTCCCCTGACTGGGGTACGCGCGGTGCAACTCGTGTTTGTGTTTGGCAGGTGAAGgaagctgcccagcagccacAGATGGTCTTCACTGTCCGTCACGCCACGGTGACGTTCCAGACGGAGGGAGACACGTGGagagagcagaaggaaaagaaagctgcCCTCAT encodes:
- the HTR5A gene encoding 5-hydroxytryptamine receptor 5A produces the protein MERPLNLSCLADTTPDSGNRSASSGGPEGGQAPHLSVFSVLVLSLLAMLVVATFLWNGLVLATILRVRSFHRVPHNLVASMAVSDVMVAALVMPLSLVHELSGRRWRLGRSLCQVWISFDVLCCTASIWNVTAIALDRYWSITRHLEYTLRTRRRISNIMIALTWALSAFISLAPLLFGWGETYSEDSEECQVSREPSYTIFSTFGAFYLPLCVVLFVYWKIYRAAKFRVGSRKSNSITPVTPEALEVKEAAQQPQMVFTVRHATVTFQTEGDTWREQKEKKAALMVGILIGVFVLCWIPFFITELINPLCSCDIPPVWKSIFLWLGYSNSFFNPLIYTAFNKNYNNAFRNLFFRQ